The genomic segment GCTTGAGGCAATGCGTGAAGTCGTCtaatgtgtgtaaaaaaaaaaaaaaaaagagaaattgtTTACTACAACATGCTGTTGAACTATTGTTTTATCTCCTTAATGGTGCATAAGAAAAACAGTCATCTAATTTTGGATATTATCCCAGCCAAGTACCGTAGCTCGTGCAGTTTACACAGATCTCTCTTCAGGGTCAATTATGCTGCTTCAAAACAATCTCCGGGATCAAGGTGCAGCATTGGAGAAATTGTTTTCTAGTGTCCTCTAATCAGATGGACACACATTTTACCCAATAGTTTGTTTAGAGAGTTAGTTTAGTATTGAAGTTAGTTTGTATTTAGCAGCTAGACTTGTATCATCAatggctgtgagaacatagtggggggtgggagggagAGACCCTGAAACCCTGTTCAGGTCCTTGTCTAACACTGTCAAGATTTAAATGTGGCAAAGCGtaacagaattttttttgtcCTGCCCAACATTTGTTGGCTCTGCCAAtctttccccttctctctctgccaccccaccctctttctccccttgtCTCTTTTGTATCCAGAGTTTGTTTGCACTGGCCGGTGACGAGGACAGTGAAGTGCGGAAGAACGTGTGCAGGGCTCTGGTTATGCTGCTGGAAGTCCGCATTGACCGCCTCATCCCACACATGCACAGCATTATCCAGGTGAGTGTGGGACTAGATCTTACACTCCACTTTAAACAGAGAATATGTGGCTttcccttcttcctcctcctcctcctcatcacctCTTCTTGTCTGTCACTAGTACATGCTGCAGCGGACCCAGGACCCAGATGAGAACGTGGCTCTGGAGGCCTGTGAGTTCTGGCTGACTCTGGCTGAACAGCCCATCTGCAAAGAGGCCCTGTCCGGGCACTTGGTCCAGTAAGTGCTCACACATGCCAATAAGTCGTTGGACCGGGTTAAATTGAAGACAAGGAATTAAAAATCAAGTGTTGTATGAATTTCATCTGAATAGtaatatgtctgtctgtctctttttttacaGGCTGATCCCTATCCTGGTGAATGGGATGAAATACTCTGAGATTGACATTATTCTTCTAAAGGTGAGCCACCCCTGGATAAATCGGTTGCTCATACTTCTCgtctcttcttccttttttttaaaattttttttctaACCTGTGTCCATTCTGCATTCATTCACCTTTTCTCTCTGTTGTCCTACCAGGGCGACGTTGAAGAGGATGAGGCAGTTCCTGACAGCGAGCAAGACATCAAACCTCGCTTCCACAAGTCCCGCACCGTCACTCTGCAGCATGAAGGAGGGGAGGGCGAGGAGGGGGAGGACATCGATGAAGACGAGGACGACGATGATGACACACTCTCTGACTGGAACCTACGTAAGTTACAGACCCACAGCTTTAGTAATCCTCTCTGGTGACCATGTGGCAGTTCTTGCTCTTAAAGTGCATTCTTAAACTTGTAACCTATTTTTTGAGCAAGGGTAATATTTAAAGGTtagtatatgtttttttttttcttcaaccaTAACATGCTACTTCAAcctgatttttaaaaatatttttctgcattgcatatcctacctgcaaactagttgcTTTTCGGCaaaaatcgccgttttgaatgggaaaatgccatccacgtgaatcgtgtagatccgaagagtttttatttggggGGCACTGGTGCCTTaacaaccgttatctaccggaccgaatagcaacgcggcttttggtgccacttaaatgcctgcgcttctctctgatgctccgaaaacggacattAGAGGCAACTGAaacatgtgtgtttttaattgaaATGAACATCAAGTAACAATGATAATGGGTACGTTACATATTTCTTGTAACAGATTTTAAAATATTCTCCCAGCAGGTAGCAGTAAAAAACTTTGTACTATCTGTGTTACCCACAATTTGTCTCACTATGTCTGTAGTTGGATTATCTTTTTCTGTGTTGTGCCAGTGATGCTACAGAGCGCTATTACAGTTTCAAAGTTATCTAATGCTGATGGTGCTTTCCCCCCTCCAGGGAAGTGTTCGGCCGCGGCTCTGGACGTTCTTGCCAACGTGTTTCGTGAGGAGTTGCTTCCCCATCTCCTGCCCCTGCTCAAAGGACTGCTGTTCCACCCTGACTGGGTCATTAAGGAGTCTGGCATCCTAGTGCTGGGAGCTATCGCTGAGGGTGAGACGCGGCACAGGCTTGAAATGCAGTATACCATAGTCAAATAAAGCTCACTGATTAATAATTGTATCAAGGAACCAGTTGCCTGGCAACCAGCAGAGACACCAGGAACTTACTGGTCCCCGCCAAAAAAAATAGTCCAACACATCCCCGTTGTAAAACTgggatttgtgtttttttttttttttttttttttttttttgtggattaaacaaaccagatgtaacatgttaattagtgagctttataGATGCCGTTAGGTGGatttagacagagccaggctagttgtTCCCCTGTTTCCAGTATTTGTGCTATgttaagctaaccagctgctggtgtATAAAACCGTTTGTCCTTCCAGGTTGCATGCAAGGCATGGTACCTTACTTGCCTGAGCTCATCCCCCACCTCATCCTGTGTTTGTGCGACAAGAAGGCCCTGGTCCGCTCCATCGCCTGCTGGACCCTCAGCCGCTACGCCCACTGGGTGGTCAGCCAGCCCCCTGACGCTCACCTCAAACCCCTCATGACTGAGCTGCTCAAACGCATCCTGGATGGCAACAAGAGGGTACAGGAAGCAGCATGCAGGTACAGCTCTTAAGTTTTCCAGTATGTTGACTCTCCTGTGTCTCACTTTTCGCTTAGACGTTAGTTGAACCCATCTCGCCTTTCCTACAGCGCGTTTGCCACCCTGGAGGAGGAGGCGTGCACGGAGCTGGTGCCTTACCTGAGCTTCATCCTGGACACGCTGGTTTTTGCTTTTGGGAAGTACCAGCACAAGAACCTGCTCATCCTCTACGATGCTATAGGAACACTGGCGGACTCTGTGGGACACCATCTCAACCAGCCTGTGAGCACCAAATGCACATATTTACACAGCCTTGTTTTGTGTGGAACAAATGAAtgacaaaattgtgttttaggaGTACATAGAGAAGCTGATGCCTCCGCTGATAGCCAAGTGGAACGAGCTAAAGGACGAAGACAAAGATCTCTTCCCTCTGCTTGAGTGTCTGTCATCTGTTGCCACGGCGCTGCAGAGCGGCTTCCTCCCCTACTGCGAGCCTGTCTACCAGCGCTGTGTCACCCTGGTCCAGAAGACACTGGCTCAAGCCATGGTGAGCCCCACTCACATGCACACGGACTTTGCAGAGGCAATTTATGTTTTTGCTACTTTACATAATGACAATGACACTTTAGCCAATCGTTCCCATTTCTGACCGTTTCTCTCCACCTTCCCTTCTATTCTTGGTGTGTCACAGATGTACAGTCAGCAGCCAGACCAGTACGAAGCACCCGACAAGGACTTCATGATCGTGGCATTGGATCTTTTAAGTGGCTTAGCTGAGGGACTGGGGGGCCACGTGGACACGCTTGTGGCCCGCAGTAACATCATGACGCTGCTTTTCCAGTGCATGCAGGTGAGTAGAGCCcgtgtgtgtttgatttgacctttttaatgatttttcttCCCCCCCAGTAAGTTGAGTCGAATCCTTCTTTCACTCTGGCGCATATGGATGCTTTTGTCAAAATTGACTTACGAGATTGTCACGCCAGCCGCAGACCCAAACGTATCACTGGATTGTTTTTTTGCAAGCGTGTTACTGTCAATAAACCGTGTTCAGTAGCTATCTGTCTGTGCCTGCCGAATGCATGTGAGCGGAGTGGAGGGTCCAGAATTTCCCCTCCTCCCCAAGGAGCTGTTAATTCCCCACACTGTTGTATTTATCAGATGAGCGGCGCCTGCTCTCCCTCCATGCCGCCAGTGCCCGGAGCTCCTCGCTGCCGCTGTGCGATACGAAAACAAATCAATACCGTGACAACCCTAACGAGAACAACTATATTGTGAATTTGGCTGTATTGAATACGCAGTATTTGTGATTACAGAAGGGAGCTAAACAGAATTTTAATGGGCCGTCTCCCTCCCGCCCTGCCTCGCTTTCCTGGCTACAAACACGAAAAACTAGTTTTGCGGAGTGAAGACAAAGTCAGAAACGGATGAAGTACATCATTTGAAATGGCCGTAAAAATCGGTGGAATCGGTTTATATGGTGGAAGCATGAATACATTTgagattttgaaattttaagCCCAGGTCAATATCCTGTCGGTCAGGTGCCATCGGATAATTCGTCCACTCTGTTAACGGTGCGTGTTCAcatttgtctttgtctctctgtcgcTTCTGTCCCAGGATACGATGCCTGAAGTAAGACAGAGTTCATTTGCTCTACTGGGTGACTTGACCAAGGCTTGCTTCCCTCATGTTAAACCGTGTATTGGTAATTATCTCACTCCCTCTCACTCAGCCGCATACATAATGTTCCATCATCctctttttgtttgtgaagatgatacatttttttttcttcgtgtGTCCTGCAGCTGAATTCATGCCAATCCTCGGGACAAATCTGAACCCGGAGTTCATCTCTGTCTGCAACAATGCTACCTGGGCCATAGGAGAGATCTGTATGCAGATGGGTAAGTTGgagtaaatctttttttctgtgtgataCTGTTAAGTGCATGTGCGGTTACATATGAGATGAGATGCAGTGTATTGATGTGTGTCTCTTAACAGGAGTGGAGATGCAGCCGTACATCGCTATGGTTCTAAACCAGCTGGTTGAGATTATTAATCGACCCAACACCCCCAAGACCCTGCTGGAGAACACcggtacatgcatgcatgcatgatgtttttaaccctcctgttgtccttgggtcaaatttaacccgtttacaaaaactttttatctgaactatgacaaaagaacgttgaagaaagggacaaatgttggaaaaagctacaaaatcaCAGGAAAAACAtagctgaaaaaagtgacaaaataaatctgaaaaagttacaaaaaaaaaacattaaaaacattgcCACAaacgtgttaaaaaaaagtgacaaacaacttgtaattttttttttttacaaaaaatcataaaaaagtggaataaaaacgttaaagtgtagaaaaagaacaacaaaatgttggAATTTCAACCCACAAGGGTTAATACTTGTTTTTCAAAGAGAACAGACAGATTTTATAGTTATGGGTTATGACTGACGGCTAAAAATCAGAGCAGATGCTTCATCAGAAGGGAAGCGAGTGCAGTGAGTGTTATGATAATACGCTCACTCTCTCTAAAAGCAGTACtgactcctctctctcctcctccagcaaTCACCATCGGACGACTGGGCTACGTGTGTCCTCAGGAGGTCGCGCCCATGCTGCCGCAGTTTATCCGGCCCTGGTGAGAGACTATTTAATCCCTTTATTTTGAGAGATTATTTCCATTATCTCTTCTTGACTCAGTATTTTTATCCCTGTCACACATTTATTTCTAttcttattttttctcattttgccaCCTCGCTTTTTTGTGTGATCACACTGCTGCAATCACAGCATTACAAGGGCTGCAGTGTTGACATTCTTTTAACAAATTCTTAAAATGATTGGAATCCGCAAGCAGTCAGAATAAGACACCGAAGTCTTTCAGTTGTCTCAAGCTTAGTAAAAAGACAAATGTCAGTAAGATGATGATGACAGGCTGTTAccattttactttttgaaattgGTTTCAGCTTACTTCTCATTTCATTACTGTTCTCTCGTAGACGAGAGAGTTGAATTCTTAGTAGTGACAGCATTGTCAGCTTTAACAGCTTCCGATTGGTTAATAATAATTGCGTGCTGCAGGTGTACGTCTCTGCGGAACATCAGAGACAACGAGGAAAAAGACTCTGCCTTCCGTGGGATTTGCATGATGATCGGTGTGAACCCAGGAGGCGTGGTGCAGGTGAGACATTGTACATCGTAGGCTTTCACAGTCTGCATTTGGCTGTAAACCCACAGGGGTTGTCGAGCTTGATGAAACCTTCTCACCTCTTCCTCTGTGTTTGTTCAGGACTTCATCTTCTTCTGTGACGCAGTGGCCTCCTGGGTGAATCCTAAGGATGATTTGAGAGACATGTTCTATAAGGTGAGGGGCGACGCGCAGTATTGTGTCGGTCAGTGGTAGAAGCCAAGTCCAGGTCATATTGAAGAACAAGttttatgtttttccacaaCCAGTCCTATCCAAAAGCCGGTTTTTAATTCCCCATGACATCATCACACTCTTcacgctcctcttcctctgctacGTGAGTCACTGTGAGGTGTAGAGACCTCAGGCCAAGCAGAGTGTGTTCATCTCAGCAACACGGACACTGTTTTGTTCTGCAGAGAAATGAAGTGAACACGCTCCCCTTCAGGAGCTTACCACATAAAGGCCAAAATGCTCTGCCTGCAAATTTTATGCAAAATCCACAGATACGTGTATTTACACAAATCGAGATCCTCTGTAATACTTTGTATTCCTTTTAAGGTATTTAACCAGTGTGTTGACAGCAGAGTGATTCCATAGTAGGCCAAATTAACCTGGTGATCAAGTCTGTTCTATTTCACTATCGGTACACTATTTCTGTTTGAATAGACAGGGACTTTCACCTAGTAAGGACAATGTACTGTGTACACTTATTCATCTCCCGCTGCTCTGTGATAATGAGAACTGCTCTGGCTTGGTTGGAGCTAGGGGTGGACCGGTACACCGAAGTCACCGTTCAGTTCATTCCTCGGTTCAGACATCACGGTTCAGTACGGGTTTGGTACAATGgagggaaaagcaaaacaaaaatgcagaaggcaatttattttcttttaattttggtTTTTATTGTGCAggtctcaggctgtaccacaGTCTCccccctgagctagctgcaacagcctgaagtgtgtaaagtaagatgtaaacaataagtaccccacatcatctccagactccatctgtaacttgtaaacaaaataagactacagctataaaactgaaaatacagcatctcaaaaaaaaagacacagaaaTGTACTCGCCGGAACCGGAACGTTAATTTACAAGTCGTCAAAACGAAATTTGTGTCTTACCTAATGTAATGGACGTAGCCTCCTCCCCTGTGCCAGCCTgtgaccatggatgtattaagagaactgtaACCCATATAACCCATAT from the Perca flavescens isolate YP-PL-M2 chromosome 2, PFLA_1.0, whole genome shotgun sequence genome contains:
- the tnpo2b gene encoding transportin-2 isoform X2, with protein sequence MEWQPDEQGLQQVLQLLKDSQSPDTATQRAVQEKLEQLNQFPDFNNYLIFVLTSLKSEDEPTRSLSGLILKNNVKAHYQNFPPTVADFIKRECLNNIGDPSPLIRATIGILITTIASKGELQTWPELLPQLCNLLNSDDYNTCEGSFGALQKICEDSSELLDSDALNRPLNIMIPKFLQFFKHCSPKIRSHAIACVNQFIIGRAQALMDNIDTFIESLFALAGDEDSEVRKNVCRALVMLLEVRIDRLIPHMHSIIQYMLQRTQDPDENVALEACEFWLTLAEQPICKEALSGHLVQLIPILVNGMKYSEIDIILLKGDVEEDEAVPDSEQDIKPRFHKSRTVTLQHEGGEGEEGEDIDEDEDDDDDTLSDWNLRKCSAAALDVLANVFREELLPHLLPLLKGLLFHPDWVIKESGILVLGAIAEGCMQGMVPYLPELIPHLILCLCDKKALVRSIACWTLSRYAHWVVSQPPDAHLKPLMTELLKRILDGNKRVQEAACSAFATLEEEACTELVPYLSFILDTLVFAFGKYQHKNLLILYDAIGTLADSVGHHLNQPEYIEKLMPPLIAKWNELKDEDKDLFPLLECLSSVATALQSGFLPYCEPVYQRCVTLVQKTLAQAMMYSQQPDQYEAPDKDFMIVALDLLSGLAEGLGGHVDTLVARSNIMTLLFQCMQDTMPEVRQSSFALLGDLTKACFPHVKPCIAEFMPILGTNLNPEFISVCNNATWAIGEICMQMGVEMQPYIAMVLNQLVEIINRPNTPKTLLENTAITIGRLGYVCPQEVAPMLPQFIRPWCTSLRNIRDNEEKDSAFRGICMMIGVNPGGVVQDFIFFCDAVASWVNPKDDLRDMFYKILHGFKEQVGEENWQQFSEQFPPLLKERLAACYGV
- the tnpo2b gene encoding transportin-2 isoform X1, yielding MEWQPDEQGLQQVLQLLKDSQSPDTATQRAVQEKLEQLNQFPDFNNYLIFVLTSLKSEDEPTRSLSGLILKNNVKAHYQNFPPTVADFIKRECLNNIGDPSPLIRATIGILITTIASKGELQTWPELLPQLCNLLNSDDYNTCEGSFGALQKICEDSSELLDSDALNRPLNIMIPKFLQFFKHCSPKIRSHAIACVNQFIIGRAQALMDNIDTFIESLFALAGDEDSEVRKNVCRALVMLLEVRIDRLIPHMHSIIQYMLQRTQDPDENVALEACEFWLTLAEQPICKEALSGHLVQLIPILVNGMKYSEIDIILLKGDVEEDEAVPDSEQDIKPRFHKSRTVTLQHEGGEGEEGEDIDEDEDDDDDTLSDWNLRKCSAAALDVLANVFREELLPHLLPLLKGLLFHPDWVIKESGILVLGAIAEGCMQGMVPYLPELIPHLILCLCDKKALVRSIACWTLSRYAHWVVSQPPDAHLKPLMTELLKRILDGNKRVQEAACSAFATLEEEACTELVPYLSFILDTLVFAFGKYQHKNLLILYDAIGTLADSVGHHLNQPEYIEKLMPPLIAKWNELKDEDKDLFPLLECLSSVATALQSGFLPYCEPVYQRCVTLVQKTLAQAMVSPTHMHTDFAEMYSQQPDQYEAPDKDFMIVALDLLSGLAEGLGGHVDTLVARSNIMTLLFQCMQDTMPEVRQSSFALLGDLTKACFPHVKPCIAEFMPILGTNLNPEFISVCNNATWAIGEICMQMGVEMQPYIAMVLNQLVEIINRPNTPKTLLENTAITIGRLGYVCPQEVAPMLPQFIRPWCTSLRNIRDNEEKDSAFRGICMMIGVNPGGVVQDFIFFCDAVASWVNPKDDLRDMFYKILHGFKEQVGEENWQQFSEQFPPLLKERLAACYGV